In Zingiber officinale cultivar Zhangliang chromosome 1A, Zo_v1.1, whole genome shotgun sequence, a genomic segment contains:
- the LOC122038208 gene encoding CBL-interacting protein kinase 18-like, which produces MERGNKGNVLMKKYEVGRLLGKGTFAKVYYARDIKTSQYVAIKVIDKEKVLKVGLIDQIKREISVMRLVRHSNVVELYEVMATKTKIYMVLEYAKGGELFSKVAKGRLKEDAARRYFQQLLTAVDFCHSRGVCHRDLKPENLLLDENGKLKISDFGLSALAESKKQDGLLHTTCGTPAYVAPEVIRRKGYDGAKADIWSCGVILFVLMAGRLPFHDSDLIEMYKKIGKSEYRCPNWFPSDMRRLLACILDPNPATRISVEKIMENPWFRKGLDGVIRNGKATQEVNQSDGNAVLNCPNIKMTDDQELGKLMNLNAFDIISLSAGFDLSGLFEKTPDKREARFISAQPASDIISKLEEVAEYLKLKIQKKGHGLLQMEGAKSRKGGLAIDAEIFEVTPSFHLVEIKQINGDTLEYLNIWKQDIRPALKDIIWSWQGE; this is translated from the coding sequence GGCAAAGGAACATTTGCCAAAGTCTACTATGCTAGGGATATTAAGACTTCTCAATATGTTGCCATTAAGGTAATTGACAAGGAGAAGGTTTTGAAAGTTGGGCTTATTGATCAAATTAAGCGGGAGATATCAGTGATGAGATTGGTGCGACATTCAAATGTCGTGGAGCTTTATGAGGTCATGGCCACCAAAACTAAGATATACATGGTCCTTGAATATGCCAAAGGTGGTGAGTTGTTTAGCAAAGTTGCCAAAGGCAGGCTCAAAGAAGATGCTGCTCGAAGATATTTTCAGCAACTACTTACCGCTGTAGATTTCTGTCATAGCAGAGGCGTCTGTCATCGAGATCTTAAACCAGAAAACCTGTTACTCGATGAGAACGGTAAGTTAAAAATTTCAGATTTTGGGTTGAGTGCACTTGCTGAGTCAAAGAAACAAGATGGCTTACTCCACACAACATGTGGTACTCCGGCATATGTTGCTCCAGAGGTGATACGTAGGAAAGGATATGATGGAGCCAAAGCAGATATTTGGTCTTGTGGGGTAATATTGTTTGTTCTTATGGCTGGTCGCCTCCCATTTCATGATTCAGACCTCATAGAGATGTATAAGAAAATTGGAAAATCAGAATATAGATGTCCTAATTGGTTCCCTTCAGATATGAGGAGGTTGCTGGCATGCATTCTTGATCCAAATCCTGCTACGAGGATTTCAGTTGAAAAGATAATGGAAAATCCTTGGTTCAGGAAAGGCCTTGATGGAGTAATTAGAAATGGCAAagcaacacaagaagtcaatcaatCTGATGGCAATGCAGTTTTAAATTGCCCTAATATCAAGATGACTGATGATCAGGAGTTGGGGAAGCTCATGAACTTGAATGCTTTCGACATCATATCTCTTTCTGCTGGATTTGACCTTTCAGGTCTGTTTGAGAAGACGCCCGACAAGAGAGAAGCAAGATTCATATCAGCACAGCCGGCATCTGACATTATCTCCAAATTGGAGGAGGTCGCGGAGTACTTGAAGTTGAAAATACAGAAGAAAGGTCATGGATTGTTGCAAATGGAAGGAGCCAAATCAAGGAAGGGGGGTTTGGCCATTGATGCAGAGATCTTTGAGGTCACTCCATCATTCCATTTGGTCGAGATAAAGCAGATAAATGGTGATACCTTGGAGTATCTGAATATATGGAAACAAGACATCAGACCAGCTCTGAAGGACATTATCTGGTCGTGGCAAGGAGAATAG